From one Cereibacter sphaeroides 2.4.1 genomic stretch:
- a CDS encoding ABC transporter permease produces the protein MHQEGSLSVASYLFRRFLLAMLVLAVALLILFCLVYAVPGDPATVALGPRATEAQKIAFRERMGLDDPIVVQAITYLGLLLRGDMGVDLLSQRPVADLVLAALPRTVLLAVVGLGWAVALGLPLGVVSALRPNTLIDRIVGVISTSVVALPAFLMAIYALMLFSVTLGWFPAIGAGEPGHYASQARHLVLPALAVGIAWVGYIARLVRVSMLEVLAENHVRTYRAFGVSDLRIAMRFALPIAVAPVLSVIGVGMGNLLSGAVLVEVVFARPGLGALAYDAVISRNFPVLFGSVVVTTALYVTANFLADAAIAALDPRVAKES, from the coding sequence ATGCATCAAGAGGGATCGCTCTCCGTGGCAAGCTACCTGTTCAGGCGATTCCTGCTGGCGATGCTGGTTCTGGCCGTCGCGCTGCTGATCCTGTTTTGTCTGGTCTATGCGGTGCCGGGCGATCCGGCGACCGTTGCCCTCGGCCCGCGGGCCACCGAGGCCCAGAAGATCGCCTTCCGCGAGAGGATGGGGCTCGATGACCCGATCGTGGTGCAGGCCATCACCTACCTTGGACTGCTGCTGCGCGGCGACATGGGGGTCGACCTGCTCAGCCAGCGGCCGGTGGCCGATCTGGTGCTGGCCGCGCTGCCGCGCACAGTGCTGCTGGCGGTGGTGGGACTGGGCTGGGCGGTGGCCCTCGGCCTGCCGCTGGGCGTCGTCTCGGCCCTGCGGCCCAATACGCTGATCGACCGCATCGTTGGCGTGATCTCGACCAGTGTCGTGGCCCTGCCGGCCTTTCTCATGGCGATCTATGCGCTGATGCTGTTCTCGGTGACGCTGGGCTGGTTTCCCGCCATCGGCGCCGGAGAGCCCGGCCATTACGCAAGCCAGGCGCGGCACCTCGTCCTGCCGGCGCTCGCGGTCGGCATTGCCTGGGTCGGCTATATCGCCCGGCTGGTGCGGGTCTCGATGCTGGAGGTTCTGGCCGAGAACCACGTCCGGACCTATCGCGCCTTCGGGGTCTCGGACCTGCGGATTGCGATGCGCTTCGCGCTGCCCATCGCCGTCGCGCCGGTGCTGTCGGTGATCGGCGTCGGGATGGGCAATCTGCTGTCGGGTGCCGTGCTGGTCGAGGTGGTCTTCGCCCGGCCCGGCCTCGGCGCGCTGGCCTATGACGCGGTGATCAGCCGCAATTTTCCCGTTCTCTTCGGCTCGGTCGTCGTGACCACCGCGCTCTATGTCACCGCCAATTTCCTCGCCGATGCGGCGATCGCCGCGCTCGATCCGCGCGTGGCCAAGGAGAGCTGA
- a CDS encoding GntR family transcriptional regulator, giving the protein MIISTRTIVPVFQTESAGAERARAPSLTARAYEAIRHRILTCQMPPGLTFTEADLLAEMEMSKTPIREALLRLQVEGLVETIPRRGYVVSVLHVADIGEIFDVRAMVEGTCAEVAAQRATPEDLERIVSLAQRSSAAYDRVVDPDLRLLREQAVLNNAFHEAIAIATGNARLHRIAVQIIREYERFFFLEWRSELRYPPDHKDHAEIGRLIAAGDAAGARGAMVAHVEGARATLLAAVAGSAR; this is encoded by the coding sequence TTGATTATCAGCACACGGACGATCGTCCCGGTGTTCCAGACCGAGTCGGCGGGCGCCGAGCGGGCGCGCGCACCGTCGCTGACCGCTCGCGCCTACGAAGCGATCCGCCACCGCATCCTCACCTGCCAGATGCCGCCCGGGCTGACCTTCACCGAGGCCGATCTTCTTGCCGAGATGGAGATGAGCAAGACGCCGATCCGCGAGGCGCTGTTGCGGCTGCAGGTCGAGGGGCTGGTCGAGACCATTCCGCGCCGCGGCTATGTCGTCTCGGTGCTGCATGTGGCCGACATCGGCGAGATCTTCGACGTCCGCGCCATGGTGGAGGGCACCTGCGCCGAGGTGGCGGCCCAGCGGGCGACGCCCGAGGATCTGGAGCGGATCGTGAGCCTGGCCCAGAGGTCGTCGGCAGCCTATGACCGGGTCGTGGATCCGGATCTGCGGCTCCTGCGGGAGCAGGCGGTGCTGAACAACGCCTTTCACGAGGCGATAGCCATCGCCACCGGCAACGCGCGGCTGCACCGCATCGCCGTGCAGATCATCCGCGAATACGAGCGGTTCTTCTTCCTCGAATGGCGGTCGGAGCTGCGCTATCCGCCCGACCACAAGGACCATGCCGAGATCGGCCGACTGATTGCAGCGGGCGATGCCGCCGGCGCGCGCGGGGCGATGGTCGCCCATGTCGAGGGTGCGCGCGCGACCCTGCTGGCTGCGGTTGCCGGGAGCGCCCGGTAA
- a CDS encoding aminotransferase-like domain-containing protein, with protein sequence MWRPHLVDTARLKYLGIVDALEADIRAGRVTPGERLPPQRAIAEALGVDLTTVTRALNEAQRRGLVSAQVGRGTFVRDEPAGDEGGGTPLDLSMNIPPQPAEPDLRRILPQGIASILTSPRGTLAMHYQESTGAPADRTAAASWLAGRVAGASADRIVVTSGAQAALFALCALLLGRGDVVAAGAVTYPGLKAVAAQQHLELAPVAMDEQGILPEAFEAVCRERAPKLLYLIPSIDNPTTATLPADRRREVAAVARRHGVLLIEDDPYAPLRSERLPALAELAPELTWHIATLSKCSTPALRIAYVLAPNAAAAVRLATVLRSSVLMAPPIFAALATRWITDGTLTALASAIRAENRQRQSSAASIFSGLDFAADPDGHHLWLHLPQRWRAAEFADHAERAGLAIVPASAFAVSPHPAEAVRISLGIAPDRGMLEEGLTQLSGLLTQPAVGSRAVV encoded by the coding sequence ATGTGGCGGCCGCATCTCGTCGACACGGCGCGACTGAAATATCTCGGCATCGTCGATGCGCTCGAGGCCGACATCCGCGCCGGACGGGTGACGCCGGGCGAGAGGCTTCCACCCCAGCGCGCCATTGCCGAGGCCCTGGGCGTGGACCTGACCACGGTCACGAGAGCCCTCAACGAGGCGCAGCGCCGCGGGCTCGTCTCGGCGCAGGTCGGCCGCGGGACCTTCGTACGCGACGAACCCGCCGGCGACGAGGGCGGCGGCACTCCTCTCGATCTCAGCATGAACATTCCGCCGCAGCCCGCCGAGCCCGATCTGAGGCGGATCCTGCCTCAGGGCATCGCATCCATCCTGACGAGCCCGCGCGGCACGCTCGCCATGCACTATCAGGAAAGCACCGGCGCGCCCGCGGATCGCACGGCCGCCGCCTCCTGGCTGGCCGGACGCGTGGCCGGAGCCTCGGCCGACAGGATCGTCGTGACCAGCGGCGCGCAGGCCGCACTCTTCGCCCTCTGCGCGCTGCTGCTCGGGCGCGGCGATGTCGTGGCGGCCGGGGCCGTGACCTATCCCGGCCTGAAGGCGGTCGCGGCGCAGCAGCACCTCGAGCTGGCGCCGGTGGCGATGGACGAACAGGGCATCCTCCCCGAGGCGTTCGAGGCGGTCTGCCGCGAGCGGGCGCCGAAGCTCCTCTATCTCATCCCGTCGATCGACAATCCGACGACAGCGACCTTGCCGGCCGACCGTCGCCGGGAGGTTGCCGCCGTGGCCCGCCGCCACGGTGTCCTGCTGATCGAGGACGACCCCTACGCACCGCTGCGCTCCGAACGCCTTCCGGCTCTGGCGGAGCTGGCGCCGGAGCTGACATGGCATATCGCCACCCTCTCGAAATGCTCCACGCCGGCGCTGCGCATCGCTTATGTCCTTGCGCCCAATGCCGCGGCCGCCGTCCGGCTGGCGACGGTCCTGCGGTCGAGCGTGCTGATGGCGCCGCCGATCTTCGCGGCCCTCGCCACCCGCTGGATCACGGACGGCACGCTGACGGCTCTTGCCTCTGCGATCCGCGCCGAAAACCGCCAGCGCCAGAGCTCCGCCGCGTCGATCTTCTCGGGGCTCGATTTTGCCGCCGATCCTGACGGGCACCACCTCTGGCTGCACCTGCCCCAGCGCTGGCGCGCCGCCGAATTTGCCGACCACGCCGAGCGGGCGGGCCTCGCCATCGTCCCGGCCTCGGCCTTCGCCGTCTCCCCTCACCCGGCCGAGGCCGTTCGGATCTCTCTCGGCATCGCCCCGGACCGCGGGATGCTCGAGGAAGGGCTTACGCAGCTCTCGGGTCTTCTCACCCAGCCGGCGGTCGGGTCCCGGGCCGTCGTCTGA
- a CDS encoding VOC family protein: MGINRIDHAAVQVGDLGKALAWYEDVLGLTVLSRDDTTVHLACRGEAADITLVKGRQSLENFAFGVDDQEDLDRVESILKQEGVASERLNGDSRPGEGATLKFHLPSGHELRLCTGGAERRAGISDFDARGSHVPCDMDHINLLGAVDPSVMRDFLMMIGFKSSLNISVGGQLAGVWLRGSAYDHDIAYMRAVRPGDRLHHVAFAVEDGNHYFRLSDRLMDTGHRWEFGPGRHNGGLGKSTGFGTNNYAYAFDPFGNRNEFSSGMEQFSDDTPPLDCHIAPEQLTEVMNGWGYEMAETFMTVGS; this comes from the coding sequence ATGGGGATCAACCGGATAGACCACGCCGCGGTCCAGGTCGGCGACCTCGGCAAGGCTCTGGCCTGGTACGAGGACGTGCTCGGCCTCACCGTCCTGTCGCGTGACGACACCACCGTCCATCTCGCCTGCCGCGGCGAGGCCGCCGACATCACGCTGGTCAAGGGCAGGCAGTCGCTCGAGAATTTCGCTTTCGGCGTCGACGATCAGGAGGATCTGGACCGGGTCGAGAGCATCCTGAAGCAGGAAGGCGTCGCCTCCGAGCGTCTGAACGGCGACAGCCGCCCCGGCGAGGGCGCGACGCTCAAGTTCCACCTGCCCTCGGGCCACGAGCTGCGGCTCTGCACCGGCGGGGCGGAGCGTCGCGCCGGGATCTCGGACTTCGACGCGCGCGGCAGCCATGTGCCCTGCGACATGGATCACATCAACCTGCTGGGCGCGGTCGATCCGTCGGTGATGCGCGACTTCCTGATGATGATCGGCTTCAAGTCATCGCTCAACATTTCGGTCGGGGGCCAGCTGGCGGGCGTCTGGCTGCGCGGCTCGGCCTATGACCATGACATCGCCTACATGCGGGCCGTGCGTCCCGGGGACCGGCTGCATCACGTGGCTTTCGCGGTCGAGGACGGCAACCACTACTTCCGCCTCTCCGACCGGCTGATGGACACCGGTCATCGCTGGGAGTTCGGGCCGGGCCGTCACAACGGGGGTCTGGGCAAGTCCACCGGCTTCGGCACGAACAACTACGCCTATGCCTTCGATCCCTTCGGCAACCGCAACGAGTTCTCCTCGGGCATGGAGCAGTTCTCCGACGACACCCCGCCCCTCGACTGCCACATCGCGCCGGAGCAGCTGACGGAGGTGATGAACGGCTGGGGCTACGAGATGGCCGAGACCTTCATGACGGTGGGGTCATGA
- a CDS encoding DNA-binding transcriptional regulator, with amino-acid sequence MTAAPKTVRSVERTLQILELMNRAAVVRVQYLAEQIGLPAPTVVRLLETLVAAGYVRKIGRQAGYCVTEKVAALGAGHHGLPQVFDVAREAAEDLTRRTLWPTALATLDVDALVIRFSTIPMSPLSHYQSTINRRMTLLDYAHGRAYLGFCPTEERQHLVALLQQTAGSVEEARAIGERAQSVVALTRASGFGERTGNIQPETHSLALPLRMGAKLVGTLGITYFAKAKVDVSALKSDLRAAAEACTSGTAYRAPASSG; translated from the coding sequence ATGACCGCTGCTCCCAAGACCGTCCGTTCTGTCGAGCGGACCCTGCAGATCCTCGAACTGATGAACCGGGCCGCTGTCGTGCGGGTCCAGTATCTCGCGGAACAGATAGGGCTGCCCGCACCGACCGTCGTACGCCTGCTCGAGACGCTGGTGGCCGCCGGCTATGTGCGCAAGATCGGGCGGCAGGCGGGCTATTGCGTGACCGAGAAGGTCGCGGCGCTCGGCGCGGGGCATCACGGTCTGCCGCAGGTCTTCGATGTGGCCCGCGAGGCGGCCGAGGACCTCACGCGGCGCACGCTCTGGCCCACGGCGCTGGCGACGCTCGACGTGGATGCGCTGGTGATCCGCTTCAGCACGATACCGATGAGCCCGCTTTCGCATTACCAATCGACGATCAATCGCCGCATGACCCTGCTCGACTATGCCCATGGCCGCGCCTATCTCGGCTTCTGCCCGACGGAAGAGCGACAGCATCTCGTGGCCCTGCTTCAGCAGACGGCCGGCTCGGTCGAAGAGGCCAGGGCCATCGGAGAGCGGGCCCAGTCCGTCGTGGCTCTGACGCGGGCCAGCGGCTTCGGCGAGCGCACGGGCAACATTCAGCCGGAGACCCATTCCCTCGCCCTGCCCCTGCGGATGGGCGCGAAACTCGTGGGCACGCTGGGCATCACCTATTTCGCCAAGGCAAAGGTCGATGTCTCTGCCCTGAAGTCAGACCTGCGCGCTGCGGCGGAGGCCTGCACGAGCGGGACGGCCTATCGCGCGCCCGCCTCCAGCGGATAG
- a CDS encoding nuclear transport factor 2 family protein encodes MSLRSQAFPEVQDLVLRFWAVVDETLDTAGATLFTADGALAIESFRAEGTEELTRYFAARRALSAERQRRTRHLCTNLRRLPGDGMRVAATITVFSGSGASPLPLEAPSSLADFTFDCVETPDGWRFRDVRGALIFAGADTPDLKAAAEAARGVPA; translated from the coding sequence ATGAGCCTTCGGTCGCAGGCCTTCCCCGAGGTGCAGGATCTCGTCCTGCGCTTCTGGGCGGTGGTGGACGAGACCCTCGACACCGCCGGCGCCACGCTCTTCACCGCCGATGGAGCCCTGGCGATCGAGAGCTTCCGTGCCGAGGGGACGGAAGAGCTGACCCGCTACTTCGCCGCCCGCCGCGCCCTGTCGGCCGAGCGCCAGCGGCGCACCCGGCACCTCTGCACCAACCTGCGGAGGCTGCCCGGCGACGGGATGCGGGTCGCCGCGACGATCACCGTCTTCTCCGGCTCGGGCGCAAGCCCCCTGCCGCTGGAGGCCCCGTCCTCGCTTGCGGATTTCACCTTCGACTGCGTCGAGACGCCCGACGGCTGGCGATTCCGCGACGTGCGCGGCGCCCTGATCTTTGCCGGGGCAGACACGCCCGATCTGAAGGCGGCCGCAGAGGCCGCCCGGGGCGTTCCGGCATGA
- a CDS encoding TetR/AcrR family transcriptional regulator has product MGESTETPDEAIARMGYRTAGNGRRAEIGAARRAKSRNTIMAAAFDCYGRENGRFVRIEDICKSAGVARGTFYNHFGDLEALRYQLLEELTGEFDRAVHHMFGALENAAEQSAVAIRYYLHAAEKNRAWGWAMIHSSAPGHTFGEMVWHNSLVTIRRGVDEGLFHIPTAEIGRDILMGAVASAMVSVTSGTTSSDYPEQISEHVLMAFGMSRSAARDVSRRPLPALPAIAHDTIVIASMPALGDISD; this is encoded by the coding sequence ATGGGAGAGAGCACCGAGACACCTGACGAGGCCATCGCCCGCATGGGGTATCGCACGGCAGGGAACGGCAGACGCGCCGAGATCGGCGCTGCACGCCGGGCCAAGTCGCGCAACACGATCATGGCGGCCGCGTTCGACTGCTACGGTCGCGAGAACGGACGCTTCGTCCGCATCGAGGATATATGCAAGTCAGCGGGCGTGGCCCGCGGCACGTTCTACAATCACTTCGGCGATCTCGAAGCGTTGCGCTACCAGTTGCTGGAAGAGTTGACCGGGGAATTCGACCGCGCCGTGCACCACATGTTCGGTGCGCTGGAAAATGCCGCCGAGCAATCCGCGGTCGCCATTCGCTACTATCTGCATGCGGCTGAAAAGAACCGCGCCTGGGGCTGGGCCATGATCCATTCCTCCGCGCCGGGGCACACTTTCGGCGAGATGGTGTGGCACAACTCTCTGGTGACGATCCGGCGCGGCGTGGACGAAGGGCTGTTCCACATTCCCACGGCCGAGATCGGGCGCGACATCCTCATGGGGGCGGTGGCCTCGGCCATGGTGTCGGTCACCAGCGGCACCACATCCAGCGACTACCCCGAGCAGATCTCGGAGCATGTCCTGATGGCCTTCGGCATGTCGCGTTCGGCCGCGCGCGACGTCTCGCGCCGCCCGCTGCCCGCGCTGCCCGCGATCGCGCATGACACCATCGTCATCGCCTCGATGCCGGCGCTCGGCGACATATCGGACTGA
- the ccoG gene encoding cytochrome c oxidase accessory protein CcoG — translation MSEPLYAPRTPIFPRQISGAFRTAKWWILAVSLGIYLLTPWLRWDRGPNLPDQAVLIDIAGRRFFLFGIQIWPHEFYFVAGLLIMAGLGLFLFTSAAGRVWCGYACPQTVWTDLFLLVERRIEGDRNAQIRLHRQAWTAEKVWKRLLKWSVWAAISLLTGGAWVFYFADAPTLLNGLVTLTAHPVAWITIFVLTATTFVFAGFMREQICIYACPWPRIQAALMDEETITVAYRDWRGEPRGKRSETGRGDCIDCMACVNVCPMGIDIREGQQMACITCGLCIDACDDTMDRIGRPRGLIGYLALSDEHLERAGDTPKPAWRRLFRLRTSLYAVLWAGVGVTLIAALLLRPAVDLAVTPVRNPLFVTLSDGSIRNAYELRLRNMSGEDRRFRLAVDGSAGLRPSIEGSAGLDVPVAANATGLVRLYLTAPQGSDPATGALTDLRIRLDDAGGPEGGPVAAVKAAFHGARS, via the coding sequence ATGAGCGAGCCCCTCTACGCCCCGCGAACACCCATCTTTCCGCGCCAGATCTCCGGCGCCTTCCGAACGGCCAAATGGTGGATCCTGGCGGTCAGCCTTGGGATCTACCTCCTCACGCCCTGGCTGCGCTGGGACAGGGGCCCGAACCTTCCCGACCAGGCGGTGCTGATCGACATTGCCGGCCGACGCTTCTTCCTCTTCGGAATCCAGATCTGGCCGCATGAATTCTACTTCGTCGCCGGGTTGCTGATCATGGCCGGCCTCGGGCTGTTCCTGTTCACCTCGGCCGCCGGGCGCGTCTGGTGCGGCTATGCCTGCCCGCAGACGGTGTGGACCGACCTCTTCCTGCTCGTCGAACGCCGCATCGAGGGCGACCGGAACGCCCAGATCCGGCTGCATCGGCAGGCATGGACCGCCGAGAAGGTCTGGAAGCGCCTTCTGAAGTGGAGTGTCTGGGCCGCGATCTCGCTGCTGACCGGCGGCGCCTGGGTCTTCTACTTTGCCGATGCACCGACACTGCTGAACGGCCTCGTGACCCTGACGGCGCATCCCGTCGCCTGGATCACCATTTTCGTCCTGACGGCCACGACCTTTGTCTTTGCCGGTTTCATGCGCGAGCAGATCTGCATCTACGCCTGTCCCTGGCCGCGCATTCAGGCAGCGCTGATGGACGAGGAAACGATCACCGTCGCCTATCGGGACTGGCGCGGGGAGCCGAGAGGCAAGCGCAGCGAGACAGGGCGCGGGGACTGCATAGACTGCATGGCCTGCGTCAACGTCTGCCCCATGGGCATCGACATCCGCGAGGGCCAGCAGATGGCCTGCATCACCTGCGGCCTGTGCATCGACGCCTGCGACGACACGATGGACAGGATCGGGCGGCCCCGCGGGCTGATCGGCTATCTCGCCCTGAGCGACGAGCATCTGGAGCGGGCGGGTGACACCCCGAAACCCGCCTGGAGGCGGCTCTTCCGCTTGCGGACGTCGCTTTATGCGGTGCTCTGGGCAGGGGTCGGGGTGACGTTGATCGCGGCGCTGCTGCTCCGCCCCGCCGTGGATCTCGCCGTCACTCCGGTGCGCAACCCCCTCTTCGTAACCCTGTCCGACGGCAGCATCCGCAATGCCTACGAGCTGCGGCTGCGCAACATGAGCGGCGAGGATCGCCGGTTCCGGCTGGCCGTCGACGGGAGCGCAGGGCTTCGGCCCAGCATCGAAGGCAGCGCCGGGCTGGATGTGCCCGTTGCGGCCAACGCCACCGGGCTGGTGCGGCTCTACCTCACCGCACCGCAGGGATCGGACCCGGCAACGGGCGCGCTGACGGATCTCCGGATCCGGCTGGATGACGCCGGAGGCCCGGAGGGCGGTCCGGTCGCCGCCGTGAAGGCCGCGTTCCACGGCGCCCGATCCTGA
- the hemT gene encoding 5-aminolevulinic acid synthase HemT has product MEFSQHFQKLIDDMRLDGRYRTFAELERIAGEFPTALWHGPDGQARRVTVWCSNDYLGMGQNAEVLAAMHRSIDLSGAGTGGTRNISGTNRQHVALEAELADLHGKESALIFTSGWISNLAALGTLGKILPECAIFSDALNHNSMIEGIRRSGAERFIFHHNDPVHLDRLLSSVDPARPKIVAFESVYSMDGDIAPIAEICDVAERHGALTYLDEVHAVGLYGPRGGGISDRDGLADRVTIIEGTLAKAFGVMGGYVSGPSLLMDVIRSMSDSFIFTTSICPHLAAGALAAVRHVKAHPDERRRQAENAVRLKVLLQKAGLPVLDTPSHILPVMVGEAHLCRSISEALLARHAIYVQPINYPTVARGQERFRLTPTPFHTTSHMEALVEALLAVGRDLGWAMSRRAA; this is encoded by the coding sequence ATGGAGTTCTCTCAGCACTTCCAGAAGCTCATTGACGACATGCGACTGGACGGGCGGTACAGGACGTTCGCGGAACTCGAGCGCATCGCCGGGGAGTTTCCGACCGCGCTCTGGCATGGTCCGGACGGGCAGGCCAGACGCGTGACGGTCTGGTGCAGCAACGACTATCTGGGCATGGGCCAGAACGCCGAAGTGCTGGCCGCGATGCACCGGTCGATCGATCTGTCGGGCGCCGGCACCGGAGGCACCCGCAACATCTCGGGGACCAACCGGCAGCACGTCGCCCTCGAGGCGGAACTTGCGGACCTGCACGGCAAGGAATCCGCGCTCATCTTCACCTCCGGGTGGATCTCCAACCTCGCGGCTCTGGGCACGCTGGGCAAGATTCTGCCCGAATGCGCGATCTTCTCGGATGCGCTGAACCACAATTCGATGATCGAGGGCATCCGCCGGTCCGGCGCCGAGCGCTTCATCTTCCACCACAACGATCCCGTCCATCTGGACCGGTTGCTTTCGTCCGTCGATCCGGCGCGCCCGAAGATCGTGGCCTTCGAAAGCGTCTACAGCATGGACGGCGACATCGCCCCCATCGCCGAAATCTGCGACGTGGCCGAGCGGCATGGTGCGCTGACCTATCTCGACGAGGTTCATGCGGTCGGACTTTACGGCCCGCGCGGCGGCGGCATCAGCGACCGCGACGGGTTGGCGGATCGGGTGACGATCATCGAGGGCACGCTCGCCAAGGCTTTCGGCGTGATGGGCGGCTATGTCAGCGGCCCGTCCCTGCTGATGGATGTGATCCGCAGCATGTCCGACAGTTTCATCTTCACCACCTCGATCTGCCCGCACCTCGCGGCGGGGGCCCTCGCGGCGGTCCGGCATGTGAAGGCTCATCCCGACGAGCGCCGCCGGCAGGCGGAGAATGCGGTGCGCCTCAAGGTCCTGCTGCAGAAGGCCGGTCTCCCGGTTCTCGACACGCCCAGTCACATCCTTCCCGTGATGGTGGGCGAGGCGCATCTCTGCCGCAGCATCAGCGAGGCGTTGCTCGCCCGCCACGCCATCTACGTCCAGCCGATCAACTATCCGACCGTGGCTCGGGGGCAGGAGCGGTTTCGGCTGACGCCGACGCCCTTCCATACGACGTCTCACATGGAGGCACTGGTCGAGGCGCTCCTCGCCGTTGGCCGGGATCTCGGATGGGCCATGTCGAGGCGGGCTGCCTAG
- a CDS encoding NAD(P)H-dependent oxidoreductase codes for MTKTLVIIAHPDMARSRVNAAWAEALRRAGDITLRDLSALYPDGMIDGAVERSLLEAHDRIILQFPLTWYSCPPILSAWQIAILTRGWAYGPGGRALRLKTLGVALSTGSNGRDYQPDGRYGRTLEDVTVPFELMARHTGMHYLPPFTLTGVRECDDAAVAASARAYLDHVRTAKPRILASGRDDDRARTVYPLEAGAR; via the coding sequence ATGACCAAGACGCTCGTCATCATCGCGCACCCCGACATGGCCCGGAGCCGGGTCAACGCCGCCTGGGCCGAGGCCCTGCGCCGCGCCGGGGACATCACCCTGCGCGATCTTTCCGCCCTCTACCCGGACGGCATGATCGACGGCGCCGTCGAGCGGTCGCTCCTTGAGGCGCACGACCGGATCATCCTGCAGTTTCCCCTGACCTGGTATTCCTGTCCGCCGATCCTGTCGGCCTGGCAGATCGCCATCCTGACGCGCGGCTGGGCCTATGGACCGGGAGGCCGTGCGCTCCGGCTGAAGACCTTGGGCGTCGCCCTCTCGACCGGGTCGAACGGGCGGGACTACCAGCCCGACGGACGCTACGGGAGGACGCTCGAGGACGTGACGGTCCCGTTCGAGCTGATGGCACGTCACACCGGGATGCACTACCTGCCGCCCTTCACCCTAACCGGCGTCCGCGAATGCGATGACGCCGCGGTTGCAGCCTCCGCCCGGGCCTATCTCGATCATGTGCGCACCGCAAAGCCGCGCATCCTTGCCTCGGGCAGGGACGATGACCGTGCCCGGACCGTCTATCCGCTGGAGGCGGGCGCGCGATAG
- a CDS encoding cupin domain-containing protein, whose amino-acid sequence MFDDSDPRKTLAGKAEQSFSGPFCLPATGQFADAPPQDAGPGWRAWTMRSTNVVLRLVELDGAADFARTAQLDEYMVFSTDPEIRFTITTARGAVTDHPGNHLFILPPGDSRVRIAGRGKVAFVYTTRSADLVAACSNPSVAANPVIPPFQPWPDPVGGFRLRVYDLEVPDSPGRFGRLFRCTTMMVNILPRFTAPRDRSKVSPHYHASFEQISLTLEGDFEHFLRWPWTPDMAEWLPDMHIRCASPSVTVLPPPAIHTTLWVSEATQIVDIFSPPRMDFSQKDGWVLNAEDYPVARTVIE is encoded by the coding sequence ATGTTCGACGACAGTGATCCGCGCAAGACGCTTGCAGGCAAGGCAGAGCAGAGCTTCTCCGGCCCCTTCTGTCTTCCGGCGACAGGCCAGTTCGCCGACGCGCCGCCGCAGGATGCAGGCCCGGGCTGGCGCGCCTGGACCATGCGGTCGACGAACGTGGTTCTGCGGCTGGTGGAGCTGGACGGCGCGGCGGACTTCGCGCGGACGGCGCAGCTCGACGAATACATGGTCTTCTCCACCGATCCGGAGATCCGCTTCACGATCACCACCGCCCGCGGTGCGGTGACGGATCATCCCGGCAATCACCTGTTCATCCTTCCGCCCGGCGACAGTCGGGTGCGGATCGCCGGCAGGGGCAAGGTGGCGTTTGTCTACACCACGCGCTCTGCCGATCTGGTCGCGGCCTGCAGCAACCCGTCGGTCGCCGCGAATCCGGTCATCCCGCCGTTCCAGCCATGGCCGGACCCGGTCGGCGGCTTTCGGCTGCGCGTCTACGATCTCGAGGTACCCGACAGTCCGGGGCGCTTCGGACGGCTCTTCCGCTGCACGACGATGATGGTGAACATCCTGCCGCGCTTCACCGCACCGCGGGACCGATCGAAGGTGTCACCGCATTATCATGCCAGCTTCGAGCAGATCAGCCTGACGCTGGAGGGCGACTTCGAGCATTTCCTGCGATGGCCCTGGACGCCCGACATGGCCGAGTGGCTGCCCGACATGCACATCCGCTGCGCCAGCCCTTCGGTCACGGTGCTGCCACCGCCGGCGATCCACACCACGCTCTGGGTGTCGGAGGCAACACAGATCGTGGACATCTTCTCGCCGCCGCGGATGGATTTCTCGCAGAAGGACGGGTGGGTGCTGAACGCAGAGGATTACCCGGTCGCGCGGACCGTCATCGAGTAG